A window of Methanocaldococcus vulcanius M7 genomic DNA:
TAATGCAAAAAATGTTTTTACAATTGCGGGGAACTTTTATACTGATGATATTGGAAATGGCTATGATATAATATTCTGTTCATACAATCCCGGAGGAAAAAATCCAAAAATTGCTCAAAAAGTTTATAATGCTTTAAATAAAGGAGGATTGTTTATAAATAAGCAGTTTTTTCCAGAGAAAGAAAGTATAGAAGATTTTTTGGATAATATTGAATGGAATATGTTTGATGCAGAAGGTTTGAAGAAGGATAAAAGGAAATACACTTTTAAAGGAGATCTAAATTTAGAAAAGTATTTGGACTATTTAAAAAAATTAGGGTTTAAAATTATAGAAGTTAAGGATATTAATCAGATTTTGGGAATAAAATATGGAAAAGCAAAAATAATCATTGCTAAAAAGATTTGAAATGTGATAAAATGGACATTCGACATATGTATAAACAACATATTAAAAAAAGAATTATATTTGGACTATTTTTGTTTTTAATTTTAATCGTAAGTGCGATCTACTCCCTATGTGTTGGTGACTATCAACTAACCATTAGTCAGGTTTTAAGTGCAATCTTTGGACATGAAGCAGGAACTGTAAATTTGATAATATGGAATATTCGCCTTCCAAGGATTATAACTGCCATTATAGCGGGTAGCTCACTGGCTGTTGCGGGAGCGGTTATGCAATGTATTTTAAGAAATCCATTAGCAAGTCCTTTCACTATTGGTATTTCGCACGGAGCGATGTTTGGGGCATCTCTTGCAATAATACTCTTCGGATTTGGAGAAATGAAGAGCGGAACGGTGTTTTTTAACAATCCATATATGATAACGATGTTCGCATTCTTTGGGGCATTAATAGGTGTTGTTGTTATATTGTCTCTTGCCAAGTTGAGAGGGTTAACTCCTGAGGCGATGATTTTAGCAGGAGTGGCTATGAGTTCATTATTTACCGCAGGAACTATGTTGATCCAGTATTTTGCTAACGATTTACAACTGGCTTCTATGGTGTATTGGACTTTTGGGGATTTGGGTAGGGCTGGATGGGAGGAGATTTGGATCTTATTGGTTGTGGCATTATCTTCAATTGTATATTTTATTTACAAGAGATGGGACTACAATGCATTAGAAGCAGGAGAAGAGACAGCCAAATCTTTGGGAGTTAATACGGAGAGGGTAAGGTTGATTGGTATGCTTATAGCTTCACTATTAACAGCCGTGAATGTTGCTTTTTTAGGAATAATTGGGTTTGTTGGTTTAATTTGTCCACATATCGTTAGAATATTTATTGGAGGAGATTATAGGTTTTTAATTCCAATATCTGCATTATTCGGGGCAGTTTTGCTGTTGATAGCTGATACATTTGCGAGAACTATAATTTCTCCACTTATATTGCCAGTTGGGATTTTAACATCCTTTTTAGGAGCTCCGATGTTTTTATATCTGCTAATTAGAATGTATAGGTAGGAATGCATAAGTAATAAAACTATAACAACGCTAAACAATTGCAAATATTTTATTGATCTGATTTGTTTTGCACTTCTTTATTTCTCATACTTTTGATCTTTTTGATCAACAGTTCTCCATCTGATTCTTTTTTTCTTTCTCTTTTTATATTATCTTTCTCCTCCCATTTTTTTCCAGTGTATCTTTTTGCTATAACATAAACCTCTGCACTTTCCTTCCTTGATGCTTGTGGTTTTGTGATATAAACTTTTTCAAAATATTTTTTAACTAACTTAACATAGTCGTCAATCATATCTCCATAAAATACTTTTGCAACAAAATTTCCTCTCTCTTTTAACATTTCGGTGGCTATTTGTAAAGCAGTAGTTACTAAATCAATAGATCGAGCATGATCTACATCCCAGTATCCGCTTATATTAGGAGAGGCATCGCTTATAACCACATCTACCTTTTTTTCTTCATTTGGAATTAGTTCTCTAATTTTGTTTAATGTCTCTTCAGAGGTAAAGTCCCCTTTAATAGCTACTACGTTATCATATCCAAAAGGTTTAACAGGTTGTAAATCAACTCCAATAACAAATCCGTCATCCCCCACGATCTCTCTTGCAACTTGCATCCAACCGCCCGGAGCACAACCTAAATCTAAAATAATCTTTCTTGGTTTTATTACGTTGAATTTTTCGTTTAATTGCATTAATTTAAATGATGCTCTCGATCTATATTGTAGTTTTTTAGCTAATTTATAATAAAAATCTCTCTTTCTCTGTAAATACCATCTTTTACTTTTTCTTCCCATTCTTTCACCAGTTTTAAATGTGCAGTTATTTTTAATCTTTGCTTTATTTGTTAATTTTTAGGTCTTATGTTTATATGTTTTTGTTCGTTGAGGGATGTGGTCGAAATATCTATAATATTTAATAACATTTATGTATTTATAAATATATCTGCAAATATGTAATTGAATTAATTAAATTAATGAATGAGATGTAAATAATAAAACATAACAACACATATGAAAGCATAAAAATTAAATCTCCAAAAATCAGGACTGTCAAAAAATAAAAATAAAGAAAATAAATCATAATATAAATAAACTAAAAACAAAAATTTACTGCTTTAAATGCACATCCAGCTGTGGGAATGGTATTTCAATGCCTTTCTCAGTATATACTTCATATATTCCTTTTAATAAATCGTTCATTACAGTCCAATAGTCCTCTGTCTTAACCCATGCTCTCAGTTGAAGATTTATGGATGAATCTGCCAATTCAGTGATAACAACAGCAGGACTTGGATCGTTCAATACAAGAGGATGATTCTTCATGAAATCAATCGCTATTTGTATCGCTTCATCCAATTTTGTCCCATAGGCAACACCAACGTTTACATCAACCCTTCTAATTGGTTGTCTTGTGTAGTTTATTATTGGACTACCCCAGATGTCTTTATTTGAGATGAATATCACTTTATTATCAGGTGTTGTGAGCTCAGTTGACATAACTCCTATATTGCTAACTTTTCCAGTGAGTCCGTTTGTCGTTATAACATCTTCTTTATCAAAAGGTCTCATCAAAGCGATCCAAAATCCAGCAGCTAAATTTGTCATTGTATCTTGTAGTCCAAAACCTAAAACAAGACCAATAACAGCAGATAACCCTATAACAACAGATCCAACATTAACTCCTAACAAACTAACGGCAATTAAAAGAACAGCTACTAACAAGAGGGCATAAATTGCATTTGATAGAAAATCTTTTAAAATCTCTGGGAGTGTTGTCTTGTCAAGGCCTTTTCTAAATACTGAAACAATTATTTTTGCAACTATCCATCCAACAATAAATGCAACAACGCTCCAAATTATCTTTATTAAGCTTATTCCGATATATGGCAAAGGTTGTGTCAAATCCATATCTTTCACCATAATAACATTTTTTTATTTGAACTGTTGCATATTCTACTTTATACTTTCAGAATTTTATATTTTACGATATATTTCACTTCATATATGTTTACATTTGCATAAATCAGTTTTCAAAAGCCATAAATAAAAATAAGTAATATAAAAAAAGTAGGGGGGAGGGGTAGGAAGCATGTGCGTCTGCTAAAAACCCCAAGAGTGTTTATCTTCGTTATTCTTTAAATCCCTTCGGGGGGGGCGACAACTCCCCAGTTATTATTTATTAACGCTTCCCCTATATATTAGTTATCTGACAATCATTAGACATTTCTATTGTTTTATATATTTAAATGTATGGGCTATAATCTTAAAAATAAAAACAAAAATCCCTTAAACTTTTTAAAGTTTTAGTTTTAAAACTTTTTTGGAGGTATAATGCCGTTTAAAACTGTTTAATTTTTTTATGGACAAATATGAGCTTATATAAGTTTTCAATACCAAAATTTTTATAAAATTTTTATAATAAGTTTATATATAATAAACAAGTATTTAGATGCCTCTGATGAAGGTGAGACAGAAGACCTAAGGAGGCATCGATATTGTGTGATATTTAAACTAATAGGAAGAGCTGGGGTTCTCTTGGAGCGAAGCGACGAGAACTTAAAAACCGTAAGGTTTTTAAGTCCGTGACTGAGGAGGAGACCAATGACTTGCTCCCAATGAACCCAGAGGGAGATGAGGTCGATGATCCCCAAGTTCAACATGGACTTATGCCTATAAATATCCTTTTTTCATATCTACGGACGTTTTAAAAACTCTCAGTTCAACATGGACTTATGCCTATAAATATCCATGTTGGACAGACCCCTACGTCTCATAAAATCAAGGATGATATGTATTAACCTAAAAAGTAAATTTGGAATAATATTTAAAAGATAATATTTAAATCAACTATTAATTTATTAAAAATATAAAATCAAATCTTTACTAAAAATTAAAAGTTTATTAAAATTCTAAGTCCATTCCTTCCAATCTCTTCCTAAACTCCTCTAATAACAAATCCTCATACTTCTCCTCTGTTGTTGGGTTTCCATTTTCATCCTTAGCAACAAAACAAGCAGCCAATCTTAAATAATGTCCCGCATCATCCCAAGGAACTGTTGAAATAAGCTTTTCTTTAATCAAATACTGAGAGAAGTCCTCAGCAGTTTTAAATTCAATTCCATTTACTTTTTTTGGAGATTTGACATACAGATAGAATGTTCCTCCCGGCATTTTTGCATTAAATCCTACATCATTTAGTATTTTAACCATTTTCCTTAATCTCCTCTCATACTTTTGCCTAACCCTCTCTGTTATTTCAGGGTGTTGTAAACAGTAAATCCCTGCCTTTTGAATTGGAATAAACTGTCCACTATCAAAATTATCTTTAACTGTTGCGAATGCTTTAATTATAAGCTCGTTTCCTACTAAAAATGCCAATCTCCAACCAGTCATATTAAATGCTTTTGAAAAACTGTGAATTTCAACTCCGACATCTTTTGCGTCTTTAATCGAGAGGAATGATAATGGTTTTCCATCATAAACCAAAGCCCCATAAGCAGCATCTTGAACTACTATAACTTCATTTTCAAATGCAAAATCAACAACCTCTTTATAAAACTTTTTTGTTGCCTGAGCTCCGGTTGGGTTGTTTGGATAATTCAAGTATAATATTTTAGCCCTCTTCTTAATATCCTCAGGAATACTCTCTAAATCAGGTAAGAAGTTATTTTCCTCCAATAGTGGAAGGTTGTAAACATCCCCTCCATACCACTTGCTATGTGTTGCGGTTATAGGATACCCTGGAACTGTCATTAAACACACATCTCCCGGATTAATGAATGCGGATGTGATATATGCAAGGGCAGGTTTGGATCCTATGGAATGAATAACCTCGTTATAGGGATCTATATCCTTAACACCATAAACTCTCTCCATATATGGCGGAACAGCATCTTTTAACTCTTGAATTCCATTGTCCGCATAACCCCTATTTTCCCATTTTTTTGCCTCCTCACATAAAACCCTTACAACTTCTGGATCTGCCATTTCATCCGGCTCTCCTACCCCCATATCGATCAATTCAACATTTGGGTGTTTTTTCATTGCCTCCTGCTTAGCCCTTTTTATCTTTTCAAACTTGTAGATAACATCCTCTTTACCAAATTTTTTTCCACCTATTCTTTCAGCAAATAGGTTTTGAATATAACTTTCCATCCCTCTCACCTAATCAAATCCTTAAATTTCCTCAATTTAATTTAATTTAATTTCTAATTTTAACCTTTATTTAACTGTGGTTTATAGTATATATAGATTATATGTTCTGGAATAACGATTCAACTTTTTTATGGTATGACATGCTTAGATGATCTTTCCAACCAATCCAAAGGTTTTGGCATCAACTATCTTTACTTTTTTGAAATTGCCGATAGATCCTCCTTCAAATTTAACTACCTTGAAATTTTCTGTATATCCTTTCCCTTCCTCTAAAATTAATGTTTTCAATTTTTTTCCAATATATTTTTTATTGTTGATGTAGCTTAACTCTCTTCTTAATTTATCGAGTATTTCACTTCTTTGCTTTCTTATCTTTGTATCAACCTGCTTCATCTTTGCAGCTTCTGTTCCCTTCCTTTGGGAATATTTTGCCCCATGAATATAGTCGGGTTTTAGCTCTTTTAATATATTTAACGTATTTTCAAATTGCTCTTCTGTCTCTCCAGGAAAGCCAACTATAATATCAGTCGTAAAGCATAAATTCTTAACTTTTTTTCTAAATTCGTTTACTATTTCTTTAAATTCATCTACGGTATATCCTCTTCTCATCTTTTTTAATATCTCATCATCCCCACTTTGTAAAGGAAGGTGTAAAAACTTTCCTACTTTGTCAGTTTTGTAAACCTCAATTAACTCATCTATTATCTCTTCCACATTTTTTGCATGCATCATCCCAACTCGCATTATAAAATCTCCTTCTATATTACATAGATCATTTAATAGGTTTGCTAAGTTATCATTTCTATCAAATCCATAACAAGCAGTGTCTTGTGCAGTTATAAATATACATTTTGTTCCTTTTTTTATTAATTCCTCTGCTTTTTTAACTATTTTTTCTCTTGGATAAGATATTAGGTTTCCTCTTGCAATTTTGACAATACAATATGTGCAATGTCCGAGACAACCTTCACAGATGGGTAGAGGAGTTATTAGGGAAGAAGTAATGTAGTCCAATTTTTTATGTAATGATTTATCGTCCTCTAAACCTTCTACTCTTTTTCCACTTTTTATATATATTTTTAATATTTTTCCTGCCTTATGTGCTTCTCTTGGATAAATGTGTAGAAACCCTTTAACCTTCTCTTTTAATGCTTTGGGCAAGCATCCTGCAACTACAACATCCTTTCCAAGATTTTTCAATTCATTAATCCTATAGATCATCCTGTTTTCAGTTTCTAATCTCACTACGCAGGTGTTTATAACAGCAACATCTGCCCTGTCCAATTCATCAACTATCTCAAATCCCTCTTCTCTAAGAGCGTTTTTTATTATTTCGGTATCGGCAGAATTTAAAACACAGCCATAACCTTCCACATAAACTTTTTTCATAGTTTCACCGATAACATTTAAAATTTAATAGAGTTTTATTTATTGTATCGTTAATTTGTTAAGTATTAAAAAAGATTAAGCTTACAGTTTTTAAATTAAAATTAAAAAGATACAAAAGTAATGATTTAAATTACCAAGAATGACTCTCCTTTTAATAATTACTAAAAAAATACGTGAATTATTAAATTAGAATTATTAAAATATAACAGCGAAAATTAGATTACTAATATTAACCTATATAATCCTATCGCTTTTTAAAGAAAAGAGAAGAAAGGTGTTATAGTGGAGTTTATTATAAAAGCCAAAGGGCATAAAAACGTTTCAGCAACCCATAAAACAACCTTAGAAATCACAAAGGAAAATTGTCTAACCCCTACAGGACATTGCATTATAGGAATAAATGCCAATAAATCGATGGATGATTTTAGCGAGGAATTTAAAGAAAAACTCAGAAATGCTAAAAAAATAATTGTAGAAATTGAAGTTGAAGATTTAAAAGAGGTTATAGTTGGAGAAGGGCATAAAGATTTAATCTTAAATCATCCAACGGATATGGTTATTAGAAAGAGCGATTATATCTGTCCAAGAACATTAATGATCAATGCAAATAAATCAGCAAAAGATATTAATAGGGAAATAGTAAAAAAATTAAAAAATGGAGCCAATTTAACTTTTAAAATAATTGTTGAGTGATTACTGGATGATTTATGTAGGATAGAAATATAATAAAAATATAATTGCCATTATCTCATAAAAATTTGCATTTATTGGAATATATTTAAAAAATCCTTACATGTGATGTTATCTACCTAAATTGTTTAAAATATTTTTACAAAAAACCATTTCATTTGCGAAAATCTTAAAAATTATAAAAGTTTACTAATTATAAAAGTAAAAAAATTTAAAACAAAAAAGGTGAAAAGATGAAAATAAAGGTTGGCGTCTTGGGAGCTACTGGAAGTGTTGGACAGAGGTTTGTTCAATTGTTGGCAGAGCATCCAATATTTGAGTTAACTGCTTTATCCGCATCAGAAAGAAGTGCTGGAAAGAAATATAAAGATGCATGCTATTGGTTCCAAGATAGGGATATTCCAGAAAAAATAAAGGATATGGTTGTTATTCCAACAGATCCCAAGCATGAGGGGTTTGAAGATGTCGATATTGTCTTCTCAGCTCTACCTTCAGATTTAGCTAAAAAGTTCGAACCAGAATTTGCCAAAGAAGGGAAATTAGTTTTTTCCAATGCGTCAGCTTATAGGATGGAAGAAGATGTTCCATTGGTAATTCCTGAGGTTAATGCAGATCATTTGGAGTTGATAGAAATTCAGAGAGAGCAGAGGGGCTGGGATGGAGCAATTATAACAAACCCTAACTGTTCGACAATCTGTGCTGTCATAACCTTAAAACCAATAATGGATAAATTTGGCTTAGAATCGGTTATTATAACAACAATGCAGGCAGTTAGTGGAGCTGGCTATAATGGAGTTCCTTCAATGGCAATCTTAGATAATTTAATTCCATTCATTAAAAATGAAGAGGAGAAGATGCAGACAGAGAGTTTAAAGCTCTTGGGAACTTTAAAAGATGACAAAGTTGAGTTTGCGAACTTTAAAATAAGTGCTTCATGCAATAGAGTTGCAGTTATAGATGGGCATACTGAAAGCATATTTGTCAAAACAAAAGAAAGAGCCGAACCAGAAGAGATAAAAGAAGTTATGGACAAATTCGACCCGTTGAAGGATTTAAATCTTCCAACCTATGCTAAACCAATTGTTATTAGGGAGGAGGTTGATAGACCACAGCCAAGATTAGATAGAAATGAAGGAAATGGGATGAGTATTGTTGTTGGTAGAATAAGGAAAGATCCAATATTTGATGTTAAATACTCTGCATTAGAGCATAATACTATAAGAGGAGCTGCCGGGGCAAGTGTCTTAAATGCTGAATACTTTGTTAAAAAATACTGGTAATAAAGAAATAATAAAAAAGTAGTCGTTAGATTAAATAGATTAATTAATAACATTTATTTTTTTTAAGGTTTTTTATTATTATTTTATTAGCTATATATTTCAATTAAATGTTTACTTTATATTTACTTCCAATATTCTAACGCTTTTTTTAACTCGATAACTTCTTCTGCTTTTTCTTCAAGAGGTTTTCCTTCCATAACCGCTTCGATAGCTGCTCTCATGGCCTTAGCTCCTGCTCTCGTTCCATCAGGATGTCCATGAATTCCTCCTCCTGCCTGGATGATCACATCCCTACCGAGAATTTCAACGATCTTAGGAACTAACCTTGGATGAACCCCTCCGGAAGAGACAGGAAACACACTGTTCAAGCCAAACCATTCCTGTTCAAAAAACTTATGTTCATTGTCTGCCTCAACTTTATCATAAACGATCTCATCTCTGATCGCTTTAACTTCTCTCTCCTCTCCCTCCATTTTTCCAACTACTGTTCCAATATGCAACTGATCAACTCCCAAAAGTCGATATATTTTTGCCAGAGTTAACATAGTGATTCCAAAATCCTTGCTCCTTGTCATTGCTGCATGCATTGCCCTATGAGCATGAATTATGAATCCAAAGTTCTCCTCTCTAAATGATTGCACAGCAGAAAATCCAGAAACAACAACATCAATCATTACATACTCACTTTCTGCATCTTCAGCGATCTCTGCTCTTCTTATCATCTCATTATATGGAGCGGTAATGTTAGGCATGTATGCCTTTCTCTCTCCTGTCTCTTCTTCTGCTTTATCTCTCATTTCTAATGTTTTATAAACTCTATCTTCAAATTTATTAAAGTCCTGAGAAGTTAAGTTTTCATCATCTTTAACTAAATCAACTCCTCCAACCCATGCCTCATAAGCAACTTTTGCATGCTCTTCTGTTTTTAATCCAACCTTTGGTTTAACGATGGTTCCCAATAGCGGTCTTTCTTTGATTTTTAAGGTATTTCTTACTCCTTCAATACCATACTCTGGCCCTTCATATTCGTCAATAAACTCTTTCGGAAATCTAAAATCCAATATTCTTAAACCTTTTGCAATCTTCATACCAAAAATATTCCCAGCGATTCCTGCTAAAACACCAGGCATGTTATTTATTTCAAAATCATATAGTGGATAAGCAATTTTAATTAACCCAATCTTGTATTTTCCATCATTCCCAATTTCTTTAATTTCATAAACGTTTGGTTTTAGTTTTTCATAAATATCGCTTTTCATTGTTTGGACTTTTGTCCATGTTCCAATGGAACTCTCTCCAGCGATTTCATTTGCTAATTTTTTTAGGTCATCTCCTTTAATGATCATGCAAGATAGCAGATCACTTTCTTTTGGAGTGTAGTTTAGGTTTATGTAATCCATAATTTCTCCCCACAAGCTTTTACTTGATTTATTGACTAAATCTTAATGGTTATGTCTCTATTTTATGTTTGTTTTTGGATCTATTTATTACTTTCCAATGGCATGATAAACATTAAAATAAAATCATTGTTTAAATTACATTATTGGTTGTTTTTAATTATTTGAATTAATCGAATTTCTAAATTTATGTGAATATATAACTATGAGGATAGAAAAATCTTAGCAAAGTTTATATAGGATCTTTACAGCATTATTATTCATTTAGTTCAAAAAATTTTGAACATATTTAATTTTAATAATTACAATCAAACATATAAAAATTCAAGGATAAAAATAAAAAACGTAGAGATTAAATATTGCAGGTGGGAATATGTAAACCACTTACAATATGAATAAGGGATAGATATGGAAGATGCAAAAAAGTTGATAATTGAGTTGTTCTCAGAATTGGCAAAAATTCACGGATTAAATAAGTCAGTTGGGGCGGTATATGCTATACTCTACCTCTCAGATAAGCCATTGACAATTTCAGATGTTATGGAGGAGTTAAAAATCAGTAAAGGAAATGTGAGTATGTCTTTAAAAAAACTTGAAGATTTAGGATTTGTAAAAAAAGTTTGGATAAAGGGAGAAAGAAAAAACTACTATGAGGCAGTAGATGGGTTTATATCGATGAAAGACATTGCAAGAAAGAAATATTACCTTATAAACAAAACATACGATCAATTAAAAAAATTAGAAAATAACGATGAAAAGATGAAAAAAAATATCGAACAACTGTATAGGATGAAAAAAATCTCAGAGAGGATCTTAGAGTTGTTTGATGAGCTTGAAAGGGATCAGGACATAAAAACGACATAGCAAGGGAATCAAAATTTGAGATAAGGTAGATAGTTATGTTAAAAGAGATACTACAAAAAATTGGAGAATTTTCTGCTAAAAAGCCCCTTATTGTAATATTGATAGTTATTATTATGAGTATATTTGCTGCTTCATTTATTCCCCATATTAAAAAACAGACATCCTACGAAAAAATGCTACCTCAGGATTTAAAAGCAGTAAAAGAGCTCTATGAAGTTAGAGATGAATTTGGAGGAACAGATGTAGTTGAGATAGCAGTAAAGATCGTTCCTTCAGATTGTAGTGACAAGGTCGTAGATATTCGAGATCCCCGAGTGCTAAATGCTGTTAAAATGTTAGAAGAAAATTTAAGGTCGGTTGATGGGATAACGCGGGTTTCTTCTCCTGTCGATGTTTTAATAAAATTAAATGGAGGGACAGTTCCGCAAAGTATTGACACAGTAAAAAAGTTGATGAGAGAACTTCCTCCCTCAGAGAGAGAAAAGATGTTCAACAAGGACTATTCAATGATGGTTATAACCGCATTTACTGATGTCGGAGGGGATGAAAAAAAATGCGATAACCTCTACAAATCAGTAAATGAAAGAATAAAAGAAACACCATGGCCTCCAGGAGTAGAAGCAGTGCAAACAGGTTCTATCGCTTTGAGAGCACTTTTAGGAGATCTAATGAACGAAAGTCAGGAGATCACAACATCTGTCGCTTTCCTGGCAATAATGTTAATCATAATACTCCACTTCAAAAGAATAACATCAGTAGTTATATTAACACCCCTCGTGTTCTCTCTAATCTGGACAGGAGGATTTATGGGTTTAGCAGGAATTCCTCTCGATATGGCAACATCCGCAGTAGGATCCTTAGTTTTGGGGCTTGGAATTGATTATGGAATCTACTTTGGAAGTAGATACAAAGAAGAAAGAGAAAAAGGCAAAGATCCTGAAGATGCAGCAATAATTACAGTAACCTATGCAGGATCTTCCGTTTTAGCGAGTGCAGCGACCACCGCAGCAGGTCTCTTATCTTTAACAATAGCCCCACTTCCAATGATGGCAAATCTTGGAAAAGTGTGTGCTGCTGGGATAATATTCTGTTGTATGTTGACAATATTCTTCCTACCCGCTGTATTGGTTCTTGAAGACAAGTATGTCCTTCCACTAATTGCAAGAATAAAAAGCAAACTACTCTAATCAATTTCAATCAAAAAACAAAATAAAATGAATATGGTGGATCTTATGAAAAAATTAGGAGAAAAAGCATATAATTTAATTGAAAGGGTAGTAAAAAGTAAGGTAAAGTTGTTAATACTTCCAATACTTTTGCTGATAATGACATCAACCTTTGGTTTGCAGGTTGGGGAGGTTG
This region includes:
- a CDS encoding mechanosensitive ion channel family protein: MDLTQPLPYIGISLIKIIWSVVAFIVGWIVAKIIVSVFRKGLDKTTLPEILKDFLSNAIYALLLVAVLLIAVSLLGVNVGSVVIGLSAVIGLVLGFGLQDTMTNLAAGFWIALMRPFDKEDVITTNGLTGKVSNIGVMSTELTTPDNKVIFISNKDIWGSPIINYTRQPIRRVDVNVGVAYGTKLDEAIQIAIDFMKNHPLVLNDPSPAVVITELADSSINLQLRAWVKTEDYWTVMNDLLKGIYEVYTEKGIEIPFPQLDVHLKQ
- a CDS encoding DUF371 domain-containing protein, whose product is MEFIIKAKGHKNVSATHKTTLEITKENCLTPTGHCIIGINANKSMDDFSEEFKEKLRNAKKIIVEIEVEDLKEVIVGEGHKDLILNHPTDMVIRKSDYICPRTLMINANKSAKDINREIVKKLKNGANLTFKIIVE
- the asd gene encoding aspartate-semialdehyde dehydrogenase → MKIKVGVLGATGSVGQRFVQLLAEHPIFELTALSASERSAGKKYKDACYWFQDRDIPEKIKDMVVIPTDPKHEGFEDVDIVFSALPSDLAKKFEPEFAKEGKLVFSNASAYRMEEDVPLVIPEVNADHLELIEIQREQRGWDGAIITNPNCSTICAVITLKPIMDKFGLESVIITTMQAVSGAGYNGVPSMAILDNLIPFIKNEEEKMQTESLKLLGTLKDDKVEFANFKISASCNRVAVIDGHTESIFVKTKERAEPEEIKEVMDKFDPLKDLNLPTYAKPIVIREEVDRPQPRLDRNEGNGMSIVVGRIRKDPIFDVKYSALEHNTIRGAAGASVLNAEYFVKKYW
- a CDS encoding LL-diaminopimelate aminotransferase, whose amino-acid sequence is MESYIQNLFAERIGGKKFGKEDVIYKFEKIKRAKQEAMKKHPNVELIDMGVGEPDEMADPEVVRVLCEEAKKWENRGYADNGIQELKDAVPPYMERVYGVKDIDPYNEVIHSIGSKPALAYITSAFINPGDVCLMTVPGYPITATHSKWYGGDVYNLPLLEENNFLPDLESIPEDIKKRAKILYLNYPNNPTGAQATKKFYKEVVDFAFENEVIVVQDAAYGALVYDGKPLSFLSIKDAKDVGVEIHSFSKAFNMTGWRLAFLVGNELIIKAFATVKDNFDSGQFIPIQKAGIYCLQHPEITERVRQKYERRLRKMVKILNDVGFNAKMPGGTFYLYVKSPKKVNGIEFKTAEDFSQYLIKEKLISTVPWDDAGHYLRLAACFVAKDENGNPTTEEKYEDLLLEEFRKRLEGMDLEF
- the rrmJ gene encoding 23S rRNA (uridine(2552)-2'-O)-methyltransferase codes for the protein MGRKSKRWYLQRKRDFYYKLAKKLQYRSRASFKLMQLNEKFNVIKPRKIILDLGCAPGGWMQVAREIVGDDGFVIGVDLQPVKPFGYDNVVAIKGDFTSEETLNKIRELIPNEEKKVDVVISDASPNISGYWDVDHARSIDLVTTALQIATEMLKERGNFVAKVFYGDMIDDYVKLVKKYFEKVYITKPQASRKESAEVYVIAKRYTGKKWEEKDNIKRERKKESDGELLIKKIKSMRNKEVQNKSDQ
- the rbcL gene encoding type III ribulose-bisphosphate carboxylase; the protein is MDYINLNYTPKESDLLSCMIIKGDDLKKLANEIAGESSIGTWTKVQTMKSDIYEKLKPNVYEIKEIGNDGKYKIGLIKIAYPLYDFEINNMPGVLAGIAGNIFGMKIAKGLRILDFRFPKEFIDEYEGPEYGIEGVRNTLKIKERPLLGTIVKPKVGLKTEEHAKVAYEAWVGGVDLVKDDENLTSQDFNKFEDRVYKTLEMRDKAEEETGERKAYMPNITAPYNEMIRRAEIAEDAESEYVMIDVVVSGFSAVQSFREENFGFIIHAHRAMHAAMTRSKDFGITMLTLAKIYRLLGVDQLHIGTVVGKMEGEEREVKAIRDEIVYDKVEADNEHKFFEQEWFGLNSVFPVSSGGVHPRLVPKIVEILGRDVIIQAGGGIHGHPDGTRAGAKAMRAAIEAVMEGKPLEEKAEEVIELKKALEYWK
- a CDS encoding GbsR/MarR family transcriptional regulator, with the translated sequence MEDAKKLIIELFSELAKIHGLNKSVGAVYAILYLSDKPLTISDVMEELKISKGNVSMSLKKLEDLGFVKKVWIKGERKNYYEAVDGFISMKDIARKKYYLINKTYDQLKKLENNDEKMKKNIEQLYRMKKISERILELFDELERDQDIKTT
- a CDS encoding FecCD family ABC transporter permease; its protein translation is MDIRHMYKQHIKKRIIFGLFLFLILIVSAIYSLCVGDYQLTISQVLSAIFGHEAGTVNLIIWNIRLPRIITAIIAGSSLAVAGAVMQCILRNPLASPFTIGISHGAMFGASLAIILFGFGEMKSGTVFFNNPYMITMFAFFGALIGVVVILSLAKLRGLTPEAMILAGVAMSSLFTAGTMLIQYFANDLQLASMVYWTFGDLGRAGWEEIWILLVVALSSIVYFIYKRWDYNALEAGEETAKSLGVNTERVRLIGMLIASLLTAVNVAFLGIIGFVGLICPHIVRIFIGGDYRFLIPISALFGAVLLLIADTFARTIISPLILPVGILTSFLGAPMFLYLLIRMYR
- a CDS encoding tRNA (N(6)-L-threonylcarbamoyladenosine(37)-C(2))-methylthiotransferase — protein: MKKVYVEGYGCVLNSADTEIIKNALREEGFEIVDELDRADVAVINTCVVRLETENRMIYRINELKNLGKDVVVAGCLPKALKEKVKGFLHIYPREAHKAGKILKIYIKSGKRVEGLEDDKSLHKKLDYITSSLITPLPICEGCLGHCTYCIVKIARGNLISYPREKIVKKAEELIKKGTKCIFITAQDTACYGFDRNDNLANLLNDLCNIEGDFIMRVGMMHAKNVEEIIDELIEVYKTDKVGKFLHLPLQSGDDEILKKMRRGYTVDEFKEIVNEFRKKVKNLCFTTDIIVGFPGETEEQFENTLNILKELKPDYIHGAKYSQRKGTEAAKMKQVDTKIRKQRSEILDKLRRELSYINNKKYIGKKLKTLILEEGKGYTENFKVVKFEGGSIGNFKKVKIVDAKTFGLVGKII